GGACTGCAGTATCTTGAATTTTTACCTTTCTAATTCATCTGCCCTGAAAACCACCATATGCTGGTCACATTCAGTCATTTCTTTCTCCCAGCCTGAGGTGTGGGAGCCTTATGTCCAGTTGCATTCCGCAGAGGGCATTTTTATCACCCTGCCCTCCCATTTCAGAGGTAGGATAATCCTGCATCTGTTCTCTGAAACCAGTGGCTCTGACGGGTGGATCAGCATCTCCAGCCTGCTTCTGCCTTTGCACCATCAGTGAGCTTGCCACCCCTCTCTTTGACCTCATctgaactattttctttttccctcagaATAAACACTTCTCTGCCATCTTTAAAAGAAGCCTTTCCTTTAGAATATATGCTCTTCTAGACAGTTACCActtgcctttctcttctccttccctttccacaCATTTCTAAAAACAATCTTTCTCCTTTAGAaccttattctctctttttttctttttccttttttttcttttttttttttgagacagggtcttgtttgtTGTCaggtctggagtacagtggtgtaatcataactcactgcagccttgacatccctGGTtaaagctatccttccaccttagcctcaaatagctgggacctcaggcacatgccaccacacccagctaatttatttttattttttgtagagacaagttccGCTTatatagcccaggctggtgtcaaattgctgggctcaagtgatgctcctgcctcggcctctcaaagtgccttTACTCTCTTTTGACATTGAAAATCTGTTACCTTGATTAGTGGAATGAATAAACTAGTACCTTTAGATAATccaaggagaggagaaaaggaggaaaggctCTGAGCTCAAGAATGGGGCTTGCACTTTTAGGGGTGTGGTGATCTGCTAGATAAAGGCATAAGATCTACCAGATAGGCTTGGcatgatgcctataatcccaacaatttgggaggctgaggcagaaggatctcttgagctcaagagtttgagacaagcctggacaacagagggagatgcctctctctcaaaacaaacaaacaaacaaacaaacaaaatctgctAAAGTTGTGAAAACTGAATTCCTTCCTAGATACTAGTGTTGTGGACTAGTGATTCAGTGATACAGGGGTGGTTGGAACTCAACCATAATGATACGAAGAactgtttattcttttattgaaaaaaaaaaaaaaaacagtggaagACTGGATCACACTATGGGCACTTGTTGAGAATTTTGGAACTTCCTGTTTTGGGGTATAAGAAGTGAGGGAATTAAATTCAAGTCACTTGAATTTCCCTCAGTCTTCTCTAATACCTAGTTTccacatttcattcattcaacaaaatggAATCAATGTTCCATTATTTAAAAcagtattactttttaattttagtgtgacTTATAAAGTGCAATTTGATACTTAATTACATGCTATGATTAATGACTACTATTGGCTATTTTGATTGTTTCTTACTCCTAATATGTACCCTATCAGACTACAAATGCCTTGAGGTCAAGGATCCTTTTTTGTCTAATTAGCATAGGGCTGAACACTTGGGAGATGCAAACAAAATTCCTGTTGTTcaatttaataagcattttaacTTTCCAAGTTTCAATGGGTTTTGAATGACTTCTGAATACAATATATTATACTAGATGTAGTGTAATAGAGAAAACATTTGTATTACTTGCATTTTACGAGCTGGAAGAGAAGCAAGAACACAATACCTAGAGAAGACTTAGTAAGAAATCAGAATGTCCCAGTACTCCCTTGTATATGCTATACCAAccaagataaaaaaacaaaacaaaacaaaacaaacaaacaaacaaaaaagccagaaTCCCAGGCAACTTAGGGAGCCAATTTGAgttctttttataataaatccTATAAACCCCTTGTAGTTCACTTCCTTAGGTCAGACACTCCAGATGTCTTTGTGGATAGCAGCTAGGTCTTCTGGGACCTTGGATTGGACCTTTCTCTAGTCAGGCAagtattctgaaaagaaaaagaaatcacatgtAGTCCAgcacatttttctcctttcttggctTCTCCACCAGCTAGAGAGTTATTTAAAGGCTCTGAACCTCTCCAGTCTTTGATTCTTTTTaaggatcattttatttttagagaactTTCCACATTTCCTAGTTATAAAGCCAGACTGGGTGATCTGGCCAGAAAatcattttccctttaaaaaaaaaaaaaaaaaaaaaagctaaaatttgaACGGAGGCGTTGAATTCGAAACAGATCTAACATAGTGTAATTCCCTGGACACTCCAACTTGAGACTGAAAGCTGAGCGAAAGGAGTTTCTGAAGCTAACCTAAAAGACAAAATGGTCTAGAGCCATCTTTCCCCCCCAAGTAAAGCAGGATTAACAATCTGAAATCCTCAAGCTTCCAGGACCACGGTGCAAGCCCTCAGCAGAAATTTCTGCTGGAGGCCGGAACGCCTTTTGATTTAGGAAGACTGGCCCAGGAACTCTAGTCACTTGGAAGGCGGAAAGGAAGGTGATACTTGAGCCAGGTATGAGCCACTCAGAGGCAGCCTGGGACCGGCACTCACCTCGGAGAGGAGGAGCTGGAGTCCGATGACCCGGACGGGGAGGAAAGGCGAGCCTGAGTCTACCagataaggttaaaaaaaaaaaaaacacccacaagctcaCCTCGGAAAGGGCGGGCGAGGTGCGGCTCCCGGTGATCCGCGGGGGCGGAGCGCACCTGGGCCGAGGCGGAACTGGGGGGTGTGGGCACTGCCCGTGGGACGTGGAACTAAACTCACCTgtgcgggaggccgaggcggagcTCGGGCAAAAACCCACCTGAGCCGGCGGGAAACCCGATCCGCGAGCAGTGCCCCTGCTAGCTTGCCGCGGAGGGGGCGGCGCCCCGCGGCTGGGCCCCGCTCGGTGAGCACGCGCCTCGGTCCCCGCGCGGCCGCCATGACCTGGAGCGCCACGGCCCGGGGCGCCCACCAGCCCGACAACACCGCCTTCACGCAGCAGCGCCTCCCCGCCTGGCAGCCGCTGCTGTCGGCCAGCATCGCGCTGCCGCTCTTCTTCTGCGCGGGCCTGGCCTTCatcggcctgggcctgggcctctaCTACTCCTCCAACGGCATCAAGGAGCTGGAGTACGACTACACCGGCGACCAGGGCACCGGCAACTGCTCGGTGTGCGCCGCGGCCGGCGAGGGCCGGGCGCCGCCGCCCCCCTGCTCGTGCGCCTGGTACTTCTCGCTGCCCGAGCTTTTCCAGGGCCCCGTCTACCTCTACTACGAGCTGACCAACTTCTACCAGAACAACCGGCGCTACGGCGTGTCCCGCGACGACGAGCAGCTGAGCGGGATGCCCAGCGCGCTGCGCCACCCGGCCAACGAGTGCGCCCCCTACCAGCGCAGCGCGGCCGGCCTGCCCATCGCGCCCTGCGGCGCCATCGCCAACAGCCTCTTCAACGACTCCTTCTCGCTGTGGCACCAGCGCCGGCCCGGCGGGCCCTACGTCGAGGTGCCGCTCGACCGCTCCGGCATCGCCTGGTGGACAGACTACCACGTCAAGTTCCGCAACCCGCCGCTGGTCAACGGCAGCCTGGCGCTGGCCTTCCGAGGCACTGCGCCTCCGCCCAACTGGCGCCGGCCGGTCTACGAGCTCAGCCCCGACCCCAACAACACCGGCTTCATCAACCAGGACTTCGTGGTGTGGATGCGCACGGCGGCGCTGCCCACGTTCCGCAGGCTGTACGCGCGCATCCGCCAGGGCAACTACTCGGCCGGGCTGCCGCGGGGCGCCTACCGCGTCAACATCACCTACAACTACCCGGTGCGCGCGTTCAAAGGCCACAAGCTCCTCATCTTCAGCAGCATCTCGTGGATGGGCGGCAAGAACCCCTTCCTGGGTATCGCGTACCTGGTCGTCGGCTCCCTCTGCATCCTCATCGGCTTTGTCATGCTGGTCGTCTACATTCGCTACCAGGACCAGGACGACGACGACGACGCCGAGGAGTGATTCCAGCTTTCCAGGGACCCTTCCTGCTTCTTGCCAAAACTCTTGCGAGCTTCTTTTGGCATCACCCCCTCGTCCCTCGCCCCTCGCCAGATTCCAACCTCACCTCGCTTTTCTCCATTTGTGAATGAGGGGACCAGAGAAGGGAATTACCCCCTTGCCCTTGTGGGGCTTGCTAGACTGTCTTGCTGTGGGGAGGGATGTTGACTACAGAGTGAAACATCCTTGCAAATTCTCCCCACCTCCTTCACGACACCGAGTTGCCATGTTAGGTTCTTCAATCTGAGAGTGGAAGGGATCCCTATGGAGACTCCTGTTCAACCCCTATTAGAAAGAGATTGAGACACCTAGCAATgtgaaataactgagatcaggCAACTGGCAAATGACTCCTGACTCTTGAGTCCAGAGCTTTTGTCACTACAGCACAGTGGTGTTCTTTTCTTTGGGGGGAGAGTGGGTTGGAATGAAGAGTGAGGCCCACACATTACCTGAAGAGACGTGGAGGCGTGAGGGAGAACATGCCTGTTAAATATGCAGCTAGATTAGAAGACACCAACTAGAGATTCAGACACAGTAAGGCTGGGGTGACACCCTTGAAGCTGTGTTTTAACAAACTCCTCTGGAGATTCCCATTTTCCCTCAAATTTGGGATTCAGGACCCTGAACCAGGTTGGGCCTGAGTTCACTTTTTCAGATAGCAATTTGTTCCCAGGGGCAGTGACAACCATGATGTTCCAGGTTTGGTCTGGCACTCTGCCTTGAATGTCGGAAGCTCTTGATGActtgaatgaattttttaaaaatcactatctGGGGAAAATAGTTGGCATACAGATTTGTAAGTCAGGATTTATGTTATTCATTTGATATTTCAGTATAAAAGCCAGGTACTGTGCAGAAACTCGAAAATGTGAGGCCAGTTTGTACAGTTCAGAGGAAATGCTTTAACGCAGAATCAGATAGCTGGAAGAGATCTTCGAGGAAAAGTAATTTCCCTAAAGTCACATCTGTGTCTCCTAGCTCATTCTTCTTTGTcatttaattgtgtgtgtgtgtgtgtgtgtgtgtgtgtgtgtgtgtgtgtctgagtgtgtgtgtgtgattagaaAGGGCTTCATTCAAATCTTTTTCCTTGGATCTGGAAAAagaatttatgttttcaaatgaaaTCTGTTGATTTCTAGTAATCATATTTCAATCAAGGAAAAGGCATATATAGTCTTATATGTAAACTAGAATCAAGATTATTTGAATCTGAGATGACATTAAAACTCAACTAAAAGCATTCAGTTGATTTTGTTGATTGACTAACATCAGTCAATATGTTTAAAGTTATTCTAAGGAGCaatagctttatttaaaaaaaaaaaaaaaccttgtatggcaaaagaacttttttaaaagccCTTTGTGATATCATCTTACCAGTTTATTTGCTAAAAGTAAACAGTTATTTGGTATTTGTCAGAATTCTTCAGTGCCTGCTATTACAGCCATTTTCCAGTTACTACTCATTTCATTATACTCATTCACTTAAGGCAGTGCAAGAtcttgaagtatttttttttagcagttaaGTAATATTGAATCGTATTGAATTGTTTACATAGTTTattctagttctttgaaaattctGAACAATGGACAGTGTGCAGGTTACTGACATCTGCCTTAAAATTTCTGGGACTGTCCTAATTTAAGAGATTCTATCCCATTATTTACAGATACCAAAAAATACTTTGTTAATTCCATGTATTGCCCTCCAAACTCCTAAACAcgacataattttattattagatttTGTATGGTGATTTTATGCTATGAAAATATGATCATTATATGTACAtagagaaatttttatttgttacaaATGTTTGAGCGACTTACTAGCCCAGCCCTCCTCTATTTTGGGTAACAGAATTTACTACATTTTTTTACTATGTAGTTGAGAGTaacatgtattttgttatttttagaatgATCAATACattgctataaaattttaaatgagatcaGGAAAGTTAAGGTATTCTGATTCtgtttaaattaatgaatatggCTCCAGGCCCTATTCTCTGGGTTTCTGAGAAAGAATAAAGgttatgtttattttaccttTGTTATCAAGTTTGCTTAATTCTTTGAACTATGATCTTAAAGGCACAAACAGCACCAGCCACTTTGCTAATTTCTTAATCGTAGATTTATATTGCAGCAAGAAAACCATCTTTTATGATAACACTCAGTTAAAATGAACTCAACTCATTGTTAACTTCCGAAAACAGAATTTGAACTTTATCAACCTCAACATGTATGTAAACTAGTTAGTACTCAAATATGctttgcatttaataaatgtcaactaattttttttgtagtatcAAAAGTTATTAAAGAATGTGATGATAGTAGTCTTCTGCATTTTACTTCAATTATAAATTGCAGTTACTTACTGGGTATTCTGGactttaaaacagcagaaattttaaaactgaaatgtgaAACATTTTCCTACAATGATCCCTGTGCTGTGGCATTTTGTCTGGTGTCTCAGCCTTCTTGTTGGCCTGAATTCCCATGGTGCCCTAGCTACAGGTATGTTCCCTAGCTAGAGATATCTTCTGCAAGTGAG
The sequence above is a segment of the Saimiri boliviensis isolate mSaiBol1 chromosome 2, mSaiBol1.pri, whole genome shotgun sequence genome. Coding sequences within it:
- the TMEM30B gene encoding cell cycle control protein 50B, whose translation is MTWSATARGAHQPDNTAFTQQRLPAWQPLLSASIALPLFFCAGLAFIGLGLGLYYSSNGIKELEYDYTGDQGTGNCSVCAAAGEGRAPPPPCSCAWYFSLPELFQGPVYLYYELTNFYQNNRRYGVSRDDEQLSGMPSALRHPANECAPYQRSAAGLPIAPCGAIANSLFNDSFSLWHQRRPGGPYVEVPLDRSGIAWWTDYHVKFRNPPLVNGSLALAFRGTAPPPNWRRPVYELSPDPNNTGFINQDFVVWMRTAALPTFRRLYARIRQGNYSAGLPRGAYRVNITYNYPVRAFKGHKLLIFSSISWMGGKNPFLGIAYLVVGSLCILIGFVMLVVYIRYQDQDDDDDAEE